One Eriocheir sinensis breed Jianghai 21 unplaced genomic scaffold, ASM2467909v1 Scaffold113, whole genome shotgun sequence genomic window, NNNNNNNNNNNNNNNNNNNNNNNNNNNNNNNNNNNNNNNNNNNNNNNNNNNNNNNNNNNNNNNNNNNNNNNNNNNNNNNNNNNNNNNNNNNNNNNNNNNNNNNNNNNNNNNNNNNNNNNNNNNNNNNNNNNNNNNNNNNNNNNNNNNNNNNNNNNNNNNNNNNNNNNNNNNNNNNNNNNNNNNNNNNNNNNNNNNNNNNNNNNNNNNNNNNNNNNNNNNNNNNNNNNNNNNNNNNNNNNNNNNNNNNNNNNNNNNNNNNNNNNNNNNNNNNNNNNNNNNNNNNNNNNNNNNNNNNNNNNNNNNNNNNNNNNNNNNNNNNNNNNNNNNNNNNNNNNNNNNNNNNNNNNNNNNNNNNNNNNNNNNNNNNNNNNNNNNNNNNNNNNNNNNNNNNNNNNNNNNNNNNNNNNNNNNNNNNNNNNNNNNNNNNNNNNNNNNNNNNNNNNNNNNNNNNNNNNNNNNNNNNNNNNNNNNNNNNNNNNNNNNNNNNNNNNNNNNNNNNNNNNNNNNNNNNNNNNNNNNNNNNNNNNNNNNNNNNNNNNNNNNNNNNNNNNNNNNNNNNNNNNNNNNNNNNNNNNNNNNNNNNNNNNNNNNNNNNNNNNNNNNNNNNNNNNNNNNNNNNNNNNNNNNNNNNNNNNNNNNNNNNNNNNNNNNNNNNNNNNNNNNNNNNNNNNNNNNNNNNNNNNNNNNNNNNNNNNNNNNNNNNNNNNNNNNNNNNNNNNNNNNNNNNNNNNNNNNNNNNNNNNNNNNNNNNNNNNNNNNNNNNNNNNNNNNNNNNNNNNNNNNNNNNNNNNNNNNNNNNNNNNNNNNNNNNNNNNNNNNNNNNNNNNNNNNNNNNNNNNNNNNNNNNNNNNNNNNNNNNNNNNNNNNNNNNNNNNNNNNNNNNNNNNNNNNNNNNNNNNNNNNNNNNNNNNNNNNNNNNNNNNNNNNNNNNNNNNNNNNNNNNNNNNNNNNNNNNNNNNNNNNNNNNNNNNNNNNNNNNNNNNNNNNNNNNNNNNNNNNNNNNNNNNNNNNNNNNNNNNNNNNNNNNNNNNNNNNNNNNNNNNNNNNNNNNNNNNNNNNNNNNNNNNNNNNNNNNNNNNNNNNNNNNNNNNNNNNNNNNNNNNNNNNNNNNNNNNNNNNNNNNNNNNNNNNNNNNNNNNNNNNNNNNNNNNNNNNNNNNNNNNNNNNNNNNNNNNNNNNNNNNNNNNNNNNNNNNNNNNNNNNNNNNNNNNNNNNNNNNNNNNNNNNNNNNNNNNNNNNNNNNNNNNNNNNNNNNNNNNNNNNNNNNNNNNNNNNNNNNNNNNNNNNNNNNNNNNNNNNNNNNNNNNNNNNNNNNNNNNNNNNNNNNNNNNNNNNNNNNNNNNNNNNNNNNNNNNNNNNNNNNNNNNNNNNNNNNNNNNNNNNNNNNNNNNNNNNNNNNNNNNNNNNNNNNNNNNNNNNNNNNNNNNNNNNNNNNNNNNNNNNNNNNNNNNNNNNNNNNNNNNNNNNNNNNNNNNNNNNNNNNNNNNNNNNNNNNNNNNNNNNNNNNNNNNNNNNNNNNNNNNNNNNNNNNNNNNNNNNNNNNNNNNNNNNNNNNNNNNNNNNNNNNNNNNNNNNNNNNNNNNNNNNNNNNNNNNNNNNNNNNNNNNNNNNNNNNNNNNNNNNNNNNNNNNNNNNNNNNNNNNNNNNNNNNNNNNNNNNNNNNNNNNNNNNNNNNNNNNNNNNNNNNNNNNNNNNNNNNNNNNNNNNNNNNNNNNNNNNNNNNNNNNNgtgtgttggcaaccactgctgtgaaggaaaggaacagtaactgggtgtgttggcaaccactgctgtgaaggaaaggaacagtaactgggtgtgttggcaaccactgctgtgaaggaaaggagcagTAACTGGACGTGTTCAGGGGGTCAGTATGAGGTGTTTGGCTCATGTTCATTTCGTGTATCCATGTATCCCGACACGCTGGCATGGTCTCGTCCACCCACTTGTCCCGCCAAGACGGCCGTCCATCCCTTGGTTAATCTCGCCCACCTGAGGGTGGCCGGCACGCCCAGTTTGAAGAGCACTGCTCTGTGCACTTTTCAATTGTATTCTCTCCCTGATGTCCTTTTTATGGTGTCTGTTCTCGGGGGTGGTTCTGCCCTTCTTGGTTTTCAGTTTCCCTTTTCCTGAAGGTCTTTACAAGGTGCTTTTCAGCTGCCTGCTACACGGTGCCTCCAAAATGTTGAAGGCAGTTAATTCATTACTCTGGGTCTATTTTGACCCAGTTTATTTGGTGTAGTTTTCACAATATTGTGGTTGACAACTTGTAACTGATATACTTTGTTATACATTTTAGTAATTTGCAgctgctttttttattttgaatCATGTTTCTATGAGGATGTGATCTTTGTCCCCACAGCCCCGCCGGTGCTGTgcagaagtgagggtctgaggcggtgCTGTGCTCAGCGCTCCCTGCGTCTTTGCTGCCGCTGATctctgttgcagtggaggctgcaaggcaggGCACCAGCAGGAACAGACTGTCTGTGGTGTGAGGATTAGGGGTGATCACGAgagcctcctcaccaccaccaccaccaccaccaccttgctgctggcatctccagccataaaggaaaggaaaagtttgagTGCAAGAAGACTTGAGAGTGAGAGCAGGTCCactagacacagccttgcacacactggtgaaggaaaccatgagtgccaagagtgtgggaaaagactccctgggaagggtgacctcaccaactacacccacacactctggaggaagacctcatgaatgctgtgagtgtggcaaaaagttcagtagaAAGAgggacctcaacacacacaccctgatacacactggtgaaagacctcatgaatgccgtgagtgtgggaAAACGTTCAATCAGAGGAGTAACCTCatcagacacacccttacacacacctgtgaaagacctcatgaatgccatgagtgtggcaaaaagttcagtaggaagtgtgacctcaagaaacacacccttacacacactggagaaagacctcatgaatgccgtgagtgtgacAAAACGTTCAGCAGTAAGagtgacctcaagaaacacacccttacacacactggtgaaagacctcatgaatgctgtgagtgtggcaaaaagttcaatcagag contains:
- the LOC126989302 gene encoding zinc finger protein 211-like translates to MSAKSVGKDSLGRVTSPTTPTHSGGRPHECCECGKKFSRKRDLNTHTLIHTGERPHECRECGKTFNQRSNLIRHTLTHTCERPHECHECGKKFSRKCDLKKHTLTHTGERPHECRECDKTFSSKSDLKKHTLTHTGERPHECCECGKKFNQRSNLNTHTLTHTGERPHECRECGKKFSRKCDLKKHTLTHTGERPHECRECGKTFNQKGNLKKHTLTHTGERPHECQECGKRFISMSVLNKHIFRHSGLREFKCDVCKKHFKTKQDIARHMKIHFP